In Hyperolius riggenbachi isolate aHypRig1 chromosome 1, aHypRig1.pri, whole genome shotgun sequence, the genomic window tttgcaggggcacacatgcccctgctaactatgaggtctgaagcgagatttattctcgcttcagactctctttaagactatccccaacttttccagttaaaatatacattttgggatatactcgccgtataagactacccctcttgactcttggacatttgtatactgcactgtatgtactggtgctatactgtataaccaggtacagatactggtgctgtactggatGTTGTatccagtatacaacaaccagccaatcatggcaagcgatgtaccttacctGCGATTGGCTGGtcgttgtatacaaagcctgcttggattggtcagctatccctgtctccaagactatcaaAGCGGTAGTGCAAACATGCCTCTTTCTCCAATCTGGCCCACCCATGTATACTATTGCCTCCTTCTCTGCCGCTCTGATCTCGTACAtgcgcgcctgcgccgcttcactgcagtcctcaggagtgagatctgagaggcagagaaggaggtacggTAACAGGATACACGGGTGGGccggacgggtgaaagaggcgtgcttTTCTGGGCACAGTGccgctctctctcttttattccataCCCTGGGCGTCCCGGATGCCTGCAACTTGCTCCACCCTTAACTTACACCTTTGAGCTCCCCCCACCATATGCGGAACCGCAGATTCTCCAATCCggctcggaagtttcagcaccctataagacgacacccggcgtataagacgactcccgacttttgagaagattttcctgggttaaagaGAGGTCTTATACGCCAGAGTATGCAGTAATTTGAGCTCCAACTCTTGACGGTAcctaaattactgtctgagcgtcgctatagctgtaattcacattacggccaaTGGGGGTAtctggtgcgcccaaatttcctacgCCGTCTTTGCCTGTCTTCTAATGAGTTTCAATAAAGCTCCTCAGCAAGATAAACTGGAGGCAGTACTGCAATGTCTGCTTGTGCATCTTCTAACAGCCAAACCTAGCGATAGTCAGAGGTGTGGCTGGGGTTTTTGCACGCCCTCTCCCCCGACCTCCACCCGAGGTGTGGCCATGtatcagaatgtgggcgtggtcatgggtggagccaaatgtacaaatgctgcttAGATGGTCAGATGTGCCCTCTTTGccgtttaaatagccaaatgttccCCCTTCCCCCATTCAAATAGCCATTGTGCCCCCCTTTTGATATCCAGATGAGCCCCTCTTTAGGTTACCAAATGCGCCCCCTTCCCCGGttcagatagccaaatgtgccccctttctTCCttcaaatagccagatgtgcccccccctcaCATAGTCAAATGTAACAGCAGAAGACTCACTGACTCCAAAGTTCCAGCGATGACGTCATATTTCTTCTTGCGCCCCCATAGCTACGTCTCTGGTGATAGTTTTTGGGTAGACACGGCGCTATGGTATACGGTGATTAGCCCCCCTCCACTTCAGAAGCACAAAACGCATACAGACATACGGCAGCATCAGAAAGGGGGCGGGGATGGACAGCTGTTTCTCAGCTTTGTCAGTGTGAAGAAATGGCTGTTAGGCCAACTGCTGCTATTCTCTTTTGTTTAAatctatgccgcacttgtggctctttaaagcggaactccagtgaaaataatgtaataaaaaaaagtgcttcatttttacaataattatgtataaattatttagtcagtgtttgcccattgtaaaatcttttaaatccctgatttacattctgacatttatcacatggtgacatttttactgctggcaggtgatgtagctgctgcatgctttttttggcagttggaaacagctgtaaacagctttcccacaatgcagcaaggttcacagacaggaaactgccaagagtaccatggtactcagagcttcttgtgggaggggtttcaccacaatatcagccatacagcaccccctgatggtctgtttgtgaaaaggaatagatttcgcatgtaaaagggggtatcagctactgattgggataaagttcaattcttggtcggagtttctctttaagcctgacaCCTAATAGAGCTAACTACACCGGCTTGTGTGCTCCCGCCAAGATCACGTGCAGGAACTGTTGCTAAGTGCAGCTAATAACAGCTGAGTgagtgagggcttgtttccactgttgcgacgcgatttcgccggcattccgacgcttgtaaaaacgcatgcggatgcgtttccgcatgcgtttttacccgcgatttcgcgtgcgatttcgcatggcagggtgccatgcgaaattaaccatgacactgccagggcaaaataaaattgaaaaaggtgcgaaatcgcacgcgaaatcgcgggtaaaaacgcatgtaacaaacgcatgcgtttttactattaaatacattagcggcgattcgcatgcattccactcgcaggcgaattcgttggctcttttgtgcgtttttttaccgctgaaaaaaacgcacctcaacaacgctacagtggaaacaggcccatccacttgcattacatgtgcgaatctgcatgcgttggacgcatgcagattcgcgatagtggaaacgagcccttaactgCATGAATCACAGTGAACAGagttgaaatggaaaaaaaagcaaaaatggcTCTGGTCCTAAGCCAGAGCCACGTGttctagaacagtgtttctcaacattctattggtatgtaccccttttaaaaccctgtactcaccaagtaccccctaacaTAATAAACATTAtcccaagtaccccttgacaaatatttatttaattgtagtacatgataattggttctaaacaatttccaagcatttactattgcttttgattagctaaaatacaaatttagtgtagtttaaataagatttatcattttctaaaactctaaatttgttattcttggttaaatatatcaaacccgagtaccccctggcaccatcagaagtaccccctggggtacgcgtaccacatgttgagaacctaggttctagaaGACTCTATAGCACACCTCAATTCAATCAAAATTGGGGTGACCCTGCCTGGTCTTTCTTTTTGTGCCCCCATAAGCTCTGTACCCCTCAGCTTCACAGGTCTCCCCTCCTTGCCGGCGcaatgcagtgttagggagacttagacttgcccaaggtcttctcactgaataggcgctggcttactgaacaggaatagctgagattcaaactctggtctcctgtgtcacacCTGGGCCActaagctgctcctgtgcagagaGAAAACCCGCATGTCCACACTGCCCAATTACACGACAATATTAAAGAAAACTCAGCCAAGTGCTGGATCTGTCAGACACCGGTTTATTAACCTTCATGCTAGAAAAGTCAATTTGCAAATAGGGCAGCTTCTTCTCACAGAACCTATTTTTTCTGTTTATTGGTAAGAGAAGACGGTAGTTAGTTGGGAGAACTCGGGCAAGGTTATATGATTTGATGTTtggttgcaaaaataaaaattaaagaatGAATAACAGAAAAGGCCACACctctcaatcgttcccgtcgatccgtccatgcggaagattttggtcgatcgccggcgggtcgtgagtgcgtcgatagcggcgttcgaatgcccgacaaccaacgcaatacagcagcaatacattacctgctccggccggcgcaagtccccccggtctccttctccgctctgggctccagggctgcagctttactgaacttcctgtcccggcaggaagtttaaacagtagagcgccctctattgtttAAGCTTCCCCGGACAGGCAGTTCAATGAAGCTGCAGCCGGTCCAgcacccagcgcggagaagaagccgcgggggacagagggggactcgcgccggccggagcaggtaatgtatgcggtagggggcggggcgggcggaagctccacagattgtgatcggtttcaggctgaaatcgattcacaatctatttgcagtaaaggcagccatacgattagagttgggccgaacggttcgcctgcgaacggttccatgcgaacttccgtggttcgcgttcgcgtcccgcaggcgaacctttgcggaagttcggttcgccccataatgcaccatggagggtcaactttgaccctctacatcagtgtttctcaacattttattggtatgtaccccttttaaaaccctgtactcaccaagtaccccctagcatagtaaacattatcacaagtaccccttgacaaatatatatttaattgtagtatatGATCATTGGTTCTAAACATTTTCTAAGTATTTacgattgcttttaattagctaaaatactaatttggtgttgtttaaagaaGATTTATCatgttctaaaactctaaatttgttgttcttggttaagtatatcaagcctgagtaccccctggaactatcagaagtaccccctggggtacgcgtaccacacgttgagaacctatgctctacatcacagtcagcaggcacagtgtagccaattaggccacacttgcccctggagccactcccccctactaaaaggcaggcagcggcgaccattacgctcactcgtgtgcctgcgttagtgagagtagggcgagctgctgcacactctctctcatagggaaagattagttaggcttagcttgtccctggctgcatacctgttctgtgaacccgccactgcatacctgttcagtgaacccgccactgcatacctgttcagtgaacccgccactgcatacctgtactgtgaacccaccacggcatacctgtactgttcagtgaacccgccactgcatacctgttctgtgaacccgccactgcatacctgttctgtgaacccgccactgcatacctgttctgtgaacccaccactgcatacctgtactgtgaacccaccactgcatacctgttctgtgaacccaccactgcatacctgtactgtgaacccaccactgcatacctgtactgtgaacccaccactgcatacctgttctgtgaacccaccactgcatacctgtactgtgaacccaccacggcatacctgtactgttcagtgaacccgccactgcatacctgttctgttcagtgaacccgccactgcatacctgttctgttcagtgaacccgccactgcatacctgttctgttcagtgaacccgccactgcatacctgttctgttcagtgaacccgccactgcatacctgttctgttcagtgaacccgccactgtatacctgttctgttcagtgaacccgccactgcatacctgttctgttcagtgaacccgccactgcatacctgttctgttcagtgaacccggcactgcatacctgttctgttcagtgaacccgccactgcatacctgttctgttcagtgaacagtttggtgtgtcagtgtgaagcagtaccttaattacactacctgattgatgtatacacatgcaagatgttttaaagcactttaggcctgtcatttagcattcaatatgatttctgcccttaaaacgctgctttgagtcaaatccagatttttccccgggactttgggcatgtatcccactccgccatgcccccctccaggtgttagaccccttgaaacatcttttccatcacttttgtggccagcataatttttttttttcaaagttcgcatccccattgaagtctattgtggttcgcgaactttaacgcgaaccgaaccttccgcggaagttcgcaaacccggttcgcgaacctaaaatcggaggttcggcccaactctacatacgatccctctctgatcagattcgatcagagaggggtctatctgttggtcgaatctgatagcaaatcgaccagtgtatggctacctttacacagGCAGacaattgtgaaaaaaataacaCATCCACAaatcttagagacactgaagtgaaaaacaaacaaacttcatgatataataaattggttgtatAATATGGATaattagtagaacattagtagcaaagcaaatagtgtcatttttattttcaggtatacagctttttttttttttttttttataacattgcatcattctctaataattgcagtttccacgctacactcagcattttaaatgatttcacagagcaggctaatgaccctttgaacttttctctgcagaaaaaataaaaacaaagaagaaacaatgagtgacagttgagataagtgctttaaaagacagtgctgtccacgactttataaagtcgcagagctcaaacaagctcttttgcatggataacaactgaagtttcttaactcttcctgtactggaaacaatattagactcatatctgtgctgctaatgttttatttcttagctgtactacacatacaaatcattatatcagaagtttattttcacttcagattccctttaacctatTGTTACTTTTTGTTTGATGAACTTTGGAGCAAAGGAACCAATCTTGTTAGCTCCAACACTAGCTTATCAGGGGAGACGATAGTAAACGCACAAAGGTGACAGCGCAGGAAGCTCACAGACATGAGATTAGCGCACAGACAGGAGATTAGCGCTGTGTGTTGCAGAATCACCCACATGGGCTGACCAGAAGGCCTGTAACACGTGTTTTCCTCCTGCCATATACAGTAAACCATAgactgcagccagtggtgtgactTTGGCATCTGCGTATTGAAGGACAGTTTTTCAATGGGAATGTNNNNNNNNNNNNNNNNNNNNNNNNNNNNNNNNNNNNNNNNNNNNNNNNNNNNNNNNNNNNNNNNNNNNNNNNNNNNNNNNNNNNNNNNNNNNNNNNNNNNNNNNNNNNNNNNNNNNNNNNNNNNNNNNNNNNNNNNNNNNNNNNNNNNNNNNNNNNNNNNNNNNNNNNNNNNNNNNNNNNNNNNNNNNNNNNNNNNNNNNGAACGCTCATTTTCGTGCGGCGGCTACGGAAGGCAACAGATTTTTGGAGGGAGTAAGGTTAGTTTTGTGGGACCCGGGAGGAGGGCCGGGCAGCTTCTTCTTGGTCACTGGAGTTTTGCTTTTGGTTTTGAAGATCTTGTTTGGGTCCAGCTTGTTGATGAAGGAGTCGGGCTCTTCGGACAGGGCGGCGGGGGAGAAGGTGATTGGCTTGTACATGTTCATCCATTGCTGTCACAGAGAGGAACAAGAACTAAAATCGTTACATTTTACTACATCTGAATGTGGCGAATGTGACTTCAGAGTCAAAGCAGactgctctaaatgataagcaacctttaaagaaaaacatttctgtgttacagctgaggcaaatcctgcaataaatctgcagtgtgtctacttcctgctttcacagaagcaaACAGAGTTAACATTCtgtttttacaaattagctgctctgccgaggcagccagctgacatggCTGAGAGACCAAATTACACTAGTCAATAAAGAGAATATGTTATAAGAATTTCTCTCCAACCTTAGAAAAAACTGTGCCGGATCTGCCTCGAATAAAAGAATATCTTTTAGTAAATGTCCATAGGCGTGATACATGAGGCAGAAGAATAAAGATAGAATATGCTGTTGTTGCCATGGCAAGAACGTACTCCACATGGTGTGTGGCCGAACCAGCACTCTGTTCCTGCAAGACAATGatctttttattttaatacaGCTGCAAAGAGCTATTATAATATAGAATGGCAGacttcccagcaagctcatggtgaaccagaactcctagaagtgtgtatgtaaggggctacaatggaccaaaaagccctcttactaaaatgataAGTTTTGCATAATATACAATAGAATCGAAAGGCTTTTATTCAAGGATCTGCAGAGTCACACGGTATGTAAGCCTGCAGTGACCCCTAGAGGCACACTGGGGAAGGACCACTGGACGTCAGAAGGTTACTTTCTTCTGCGTGCTCTCCAAATATAATTGTACAAAATTCCCCTCTTCAGGCACAGATTTTATAATTctgtctccctcctccagtaaagtTAGCTACCGCAATTCGGGTTTATACTCAGATCGGTTCATATTCAAGCAGGGACGTAATaaaagaccctgcaagggatgcagccgcagggggcccagaagccacaaggggccccttgctgggagactgacaactaagggcaaggagagaaaaaaaaactttctgctctccgcacaattgttctaatgactgcatctgctcagccactgataaaggaatcatacaaagttttgcagacaaatatttgtagacagtccctattcagcgtCTGGGAGTGCTAGGGCATAATCATTGATCTGTAAACCCCCAAAACAATTAAGGGGGAGCCACCTGCTGTTACTACCAGCAAGCCACAAAAAAATCTTACAAAAAGGTATTATTCAGTGtttagcagggtcttgtgtacagcgaggCTCTaccccccagcctttctaccccttccCAAGGCCGGAGGGGGCCccaatccaaagttttgcaagggggcccagtgatttctagttactcccctgtaTGTAAGGAGCAAGGAATCTCACCTTTGGCCATATAAAtctataatagtaataataagtaCACAGCGAGGTTACACCAGGATAGCAGACAGAGGGTCCCTGGCATACTGCATTAGGCAGTTACTGACCTTGGCCTGTGAGCTGAGGCCATAGCTGGTAAAGGCATACTGCCACTGTGGCAGCCCCAGGTGGGTCAGAAGTAGGCGGTAGTAAGCTGTGAAGGTATCCGTAAGGAAATGCCAGTACAGCGCCAGGTCCAGGAACCAGATGCCGGGCTCTCGGGTCACTTCTCCTGAgaaacacagacagtgagtggagGAAGGTGAATGAAAGGACACTTGGCTTGTGAACAGCCAGTGCCAGGCACAGATCTAAATATACACAGaccctaaggctggattcacactgtacattgtaaaatcttgttagtatgcggtgttccctgtctggcaatcggccaagcaggaagtgacgtgcacttgcagtcacttcctgtttcggggaTTTAGAAACACACGGAAACGTATTGTataaatacgcttccgcgcatgcgtgCCATGACGCCAACTTTTTAAAAAACCCTGCATCGCCATAGAGTAACATGACTTACGGGCCGACGCAGATCGCCGCACGGCAACTTAGGTATGCGCCAACGTTAAATTGGGCACTTCCGGTGCAGCCTACtgcaacgtgggaagtatgaactccCCCATAGGGAATTATTAGGCTGTGGCAGCAGTGCGGCAATTTGCCAACAACtgcaccgcgccagtgtgaaagggccctcaagctATGGGcacaagaaacatttctgaataaggctccctgcacactgcaaatccgttttccgattccgattccgattccgtttccgattccgattccgtttccgatttttcttgaatacattcaacagaaaaacggatcaaaaaacgcagcatgcagttaagattaaaaatctgaatcggaatcggatgtaaaaacagattaaaaatctgaatctgaatctgatttgcttgcagtgtgcaagaggccttagggttggtgcacaccaagcggttttgGTAGGTTTTCAAAaatgcttccgcctgtgaaaacgcttggctaatgtacctcaatgggatggtgcacaccagcggtttgaggtttttagcaaactgcaaacgtggttcctgcagcatttttgcggtttgcagatgcgtttctgcctcaatgttaaagtataggaaaagctcaaactgctctggaaaacactggatcagagctgttttccaggtgtttgtgttacagaagctgttcagtaacagcttttactgtaacaatatatgaaatctgctacacaaaaacgctccaaaaaccgctaggcatgtttagaaaacgtctctacacatgcctagaatcgctctgaaatctgcttcaaaaatctcgagcgttttgcagatctgctagaggtttttggtgtgcactggccctaaacgTGTACCTGAGATACATACATGAAAGCATTTATATGTgcctcaggcttcctccagcctccttcgggCAATTGGCCCCCTTGATTTTCCGCTGGCTGTCCTGGTAAATCCTCCAATTCAACACCAGACAAGCAAGTACTGTcaggtacaaaatatacctggtatcCCAGAAACCTccaggggtgaggggggggggggggtggtcttatCCTGCATAACTAATCAGCCTAGATTAATCAATGtggatataggggggggggggattctgatgctgaaaccagggaagTGACTTTAAAAGTGGGCATCCTACTTAATAATTAGCAAGCATCCCTGCatcctgtccgtgtgtcagtgctcttgcgctactgcgcatgtcaagcactgacagccgttgggacaggacgcaggacagggctAGGGGGCGGGCCCGCCGGGCAGGCACGAGTGCATGCACGGCAGGCACATGAGTGCACGTGTGGCGAGCGCGGTGGATAGGCGCACAGGTGCGCTGAGGactgacctagagcctgtttttaaacgggcttaggtcagctagtactgaataattgactgcattctactaggTCACTACATGGTCTCTAAACTTTCACAGTAAAAATAAGGAACTCAGGCAAGTTACGGTATATGTAATGTTAGTGTTACATATACACATTTCTCTCATCGTATTACAAGTTACTTTAGGGTGAATCACACATACAAGCAATCCATACAACATTTTTCATATCTCTGTTTATCATCCAATTACACACAAGACAAAGACAGAAATAAAATCAGGCTAGCATAGTTCTCTTTTTTTATATCAAACATCATTTGTGTAAAGAGTACAGAAGCATTTGTTTAATGTGTGCTCATTCGAAAGGACAAAACAAATCACTTATTACTATTACTAACCCACCTGGTTTGGAGGACTTGTAAACCAGACAGACTTTCCCATTTCCGTTACAGGGATCTAGTTCGAATATCATGTTCCTGGAGTCAAAATGGGGGCGATCGGGGTGTCCTGAACAGCAGAAGGATTATTAATACAGGTTTTAGAAACAGATAAGCATCTCTCCTTTTTAtcctcttaaagtgaatgggaaccgcattaaaaaaaaaaaaaaatgaagcaaatactcacctaaggagagggaaggctctgggtcgtatagagccttctgtctcctctctcggtgctctctatcctgtgctggctcccccgcggaaagggtatttggaagtctttgggagccgtgtcCCCCCGAAgatgtgcggctccatactgcacagacgtgatcatgcaagagagcgtgcttgcgcaggcgcagtacagggccgcccttcttcaggagcactcgggctccctgaagacttctgaagcctccttcggccgggtaaagcagtatttgactaatttagtttaatactgctaccgggcgagccagcactggaacgaggggaccaggagaggagcaggatccagagacttccctctccttgggtaagtagctgtctcatttttttaaattcggttcccattcactttaatatcTGGACTTTCtttacttaccgtatttttcggactataagacgcaactaagtttagaggacaaaaaccaggggaaaaaatatacatatactaaacctggtgcatccatggtgaaggggcatcttgtggattatgccccctttgtaactCGTGTcgcccagtgtcctcctctgcatgggcacagaacaggggttcgtattggcaggcattcataaGTCAGGaattccctgcatttggactataagacgcagtgactctccccccccattttttgggggggaaaagtgagtcttatagtaaaaaaaatacagtatctgGGTGAAGTTTGCAGCAGGAGTGTGAATGGTCCATGAACCATACCACTATGAAAAG contains:
- the TPGS2 gene encoding tubulin polyglutamylase complex subunit 2, translating into MASHMEKLTLGITKILESSPGVTEVKFEVISPAERQAVVSWEQKHGCTLPEDLKNFYLMTDGFHMSWSVKLDDNPVQVGSMVINSISSLTRLKGSTTHSLPNSATLADLDDSGDEDGHPDRPHFDSRNMIFELDPCNGNGKVCLVYKSSKPGEVTREPGIWFLDLALYWHFLTDTFTAYYRLLLTHLGLPQWQYAFTSYGLSSQAKQWMNMYKPITFSPAALSEEPDSFINKLDPNKIFKTKSKTPVTKKKLPGPPPGSHKTNLTPSKNLLPSVAAARK